One window from the genome of Podospora pseudocomata strain CBS 415.72m chromosome 6, whole genome shotgun sequence encodes:
- a CDS encoding hypothetical protein (COG:O; EggNog:ENOG503Q375) — MGSAHSKQESSPDAREPPLKRDRLHRLRKSLRSHSHRRNLNEQNNEQTQPSDNINRPENDNNAVREMPPVRRSQGNVDPELSTEACMEAALNFFPDICPDYLRKTVESQKWTAQGLVGHILDQQESGKKYPKRVKSLKRKWEDTGEDGEEVLSKKMEAEPRFQGKTTEYMKKYKGAGSLLVAEFPDFKVKNIEQQFKLHDHRIYPAYLALWAELAQETSAWRKKSTTRPKMTLGDTVKMFSESADEGEKGAVEDFVAARQVCDIRAAKARAKKAEEDAEAANYAQAEADGTILECGCCFGDFPQNRMVHCNAETIHFFCRECAKRMAETQVGISKYQLDCMSTDGCEGTFSKSQKDLFLDGKLTVALDRIEQEAVLRLAGIESLETCPFCPYAAEYPPVEVDKEFRCISEECGRVSCRLCRLETHTPKTCQEVARESGYSARREIEEAMSAAMIRTCNKCKTPFIKENGCNKMTCTRKGCGNIQCYVCSKSCDYSHFDEPARGGKPGNCRLFDETEERHAREVREAEEAARKKVAEANPEVDSSLLEIKFSDKVKQDEAKRAAAQIPQRGGVFGPRNLPVYVPPRMPAIAVPPNQPNAPVPAAPMALRPDQANELQRRMQGLIGLDLEIGIEPLPVEAHRNVQMAVILPPDPNREARMQQQQALLRAQIQAQQIQMEQARNNFRIQREQAAAQLNHARNVQQEAMQNMQRQELQLQQHIADHMHRFPQGVAFPAVPRPAPGPVLMNPEHLFAPAGAAGRLFNIGNHAYHEPNAHHPAAAVGNPQQAVAVPNRPQALAAPNLPPHRVANAANNNNVNDGGPAQQHGDGPRPLANDVINLTASPPAPRVNGNGYRAELYSPRWGHGPPPVR; from the exons AGGGACCGGCTTCATCGTTTGCGGAAGTCTCTGCGAAGCCACTCCCACCGCCGAAACCTGAACGAGCAAAACAACGagcaaacccaaccctctgacaacatcaacaggCCAGAaaacgacaacaacgccGTCCGGGAAATGCCCCCAGTGCGTAGGTCCCAGGGCAACGTGGATCCAGAGTTGAGCACAGAAGCGTGCATGGAAGCCGCACTCAATTTCTTCCCCGACATATGTCCCGACTATCTGCGCAAGACCGTCGAAAGTCAAAAGTGGACAGCCCAGGGCCTCGTCGGCCACATTCTTGATCAGCAAGAAAGCGGCAAGAAATATCCCAAGCGTGTCAAGTCCCTAAAGCGCAAGTGGGAGGATACTGGTGAGGACGGCGAAGAAGTGCTCAGCAAGAAAATGGAGGCCGAGCCAAGATTTCAAGGCAAGACGACGGAGTACATGAAAAAGTACAAGGGAGCAGG ATCTCTCCTTGTGGCCGAGTTTCCCGacttcaaggtcaagaatATAGAGCAGCAGTTCAAACTGCACGACCATCGCATTTACCCAGCATATCTTGCTCTATGGGCCGAGCTTGCTCAAGAAACCTCGGCTTGGCGGAAAAAGTCGACAACCAGGCCCAAAATGACGCTCGGCGACACGGTCAAAATGTTCTCTGAGAGCGCCGACgagggagagaaaggggCTGTGGAAGACTTCGTGGCTGCCCGTCAAGTTTGCGACATCAGAGCTGCCAAGGCAagggcgaagaaggcggaaGAAGACGCCGAGGCGGCCAATTATGCGCAAGCAGAAGCTGACGGTACCATTTTGGAGTGTGGATGTTGCTTTGGGGATTTCCCGCAGAATCGAATGGTGCACTGCAACGCGGAGACCATCCATTTCTTCTGCCGAGAATGTGCGAAGCGCATGGCGGAGACGCAGGTTGGCATCTCCAAGTATCAGCTAGACTGCATGTCAACAGACGGCTGCGAGGGCACCTTCAGCAAGAGCCAGAAGGATTTGTTTCTCGACGGAAAGCTGACTGTGGCTCTTGATCGCATCGAGCAAGAGGCTGTCCTTCGCCTGGCTGGAATAGAGTCACTCGAGACATGCCCCTTTTGCCCATATGCGGCCGAGTACCCGCCCGTCGAGGTGGATAAAGAGTTCAGATGCATCAGCGAGGAGTGCGGCCGTGTATCCTGCAGGCTTTGTCGGCTGGAGACGCACACGCCCAAGACTTGTCAAGAAGTTGCGCGGGAAAGTGGATATTCTGCTCGCCGTGAGATCGAGGAAGCAATGTCTGCCGCCATGATCCGGACCTGCAACAAAT GCAAAACACCCTTCATCAAAGAGAACGGCTGCAACAAGATGACATGCACGAGGAAGGGCTGTGGCAACATACAATGTTACGTCTGTTCCAAGTCGTGTGATTACAGCCATTTCGACGAGCCCGCCCGCGGTGGGAAGCCCGGGAACTGCCGTCTTTTTGACGAAACCGAGGAACGCCACGCACGAGAAGTTCGCGAGGCCGAAGAAGCAGCTCGCAAGAAGGTGGCGGAGGCGAACCCTGAAGTCgattcctccctcctcgagatCAAATTCTCCGACAAAGTCAAGCAAGACGAGGCCAAACGCGCAGCTGCCCAGATCCCTCAAAGGGGCGGCGTCTTTGGGCCCCGGAACCTACCCGTATATGTTCCCCCACGAATGCCAGCAATTGCCGTCCCGCCGAACCAGCCCAATGCACCAGTTCCTGCCGCACCAATGGCTCTCCGCCCCGACCAGGCGAACGAGTTGCAAAGACGGATGCAGGGACTGATTGGGTTGGACCTGGAGATTGGGATAGAGCCTCTGCCTGTTGAGGCTCATCGAAATGTGCAGATGGCAGTAATACTCCCGCCGGATCCCAACCGGGAAGCCCGGatgcagcaacagcaggcgCTGCTGCGCGCACAAATACAAGCGCAGCAAATACAGATGGAGCAGGCCCGGAACAACTTCCGGATACAGCGCGAGCAGGCGGCTGCCCAGCTCAACCATGCACGCAACGTCCAGCAAGAAGCGATGCAAAATATGCAACGGCAAGAACTCCAACTACAACAGCATATAGCGGATCACATGCACCGCTTTCCACAAGGGGTTGCTTTTCCTGCCGTTCCGAGACCTGCTCCCGGGCCTGTCCTGATGAACCCCGAGCATTTATTTGCGCCGGCTGGAGCGGCTGGACGGCTGTTCAATATTGGGAATCATGCGTATCATGAACCAAACGCCCATCACCCAGCTGCCGCGGTTGGCAACCCTCAACAGGCTGTTGCGGTTCCAAATCGACCCCAGGCTCTTGCAGCTCCAAACCTGCCCCCGCACAGAGTCGCCAACGCGGCGAACAACAATAATGTTAATGATGGTGGACCAGCTCAGCAGCATGGGGATGGGCCAAGACCTCTGGCGAACGACGTAATCAACCTGACCGCGTCCCCACCAGCCCCGCGGGTGAATGGGAATGGTTACCGAGCAGAATTGTACAGTCCTCGATGGGGTCATGGGCCTCCACCTGTCCGCTGA
- a CDS encoding hypothetical protein (EggNog:ENOG503P8BC; COG:S), translating to MSTQQTHPTVPLYHPPAPSPFSLPDPDSVAGYKLIELPPDLVALLEGENPPVLTISPSPTSALLSVPSTSKSYSLRQKNTSNALIILEPTDNSGLKAIATLHETVELVPVPTTTAAPEVKKRGKWHEKFASGRK from the exons ATGTCAAcccaacaaacccaccccACAGTCCCCCTCTACCACCCACCAGcgccctcgcccttctccctccccgacccaGACTCGGTAGCAGGGTACAAACTCATCGAACTCCCACCCGACCTCGTAGCGCTACTAGAGGGGGAGAACCCACCTGT ACTAACaatctctccctccccaacctcggccctcctctccgtcccctccacctcaaaaTCCTATTCCCTccgccaaaaaaacacctccaacgccctcatcatcctcgaacCAACAGACAACAGCGGTCTAAAAGCCATAGCCACGCTCCACGAAACCGTCGAGCTCGTCCCCgtacccaccaccactgccgccCCCGAGGTCAAAAAGAGGGGAAAGTGGCACGAAAAGTTTGCGAGTGGGAGGAAATAG